One part of the uncultured Bacteroides sp. genome encodes these proteins:
- a CDS encoding polysaccharide deacetylase family protein: MKQTFNFSRFILFLFALGLLASFSNVSGKTPKKSYSIKQAMVKNTIGKKYIYLTFDDGPLNGSEYIDSVVLAEKIKISVFLIGEHVLKSRIMDNYFKYYEENPYIDEYNHSFSHANNHYELFYSNPDQVVADIQKNNQLLKLPNKIVRLPGRNMWRIDNRKMDDVESGSEAADKLAKSGYKVVGWDLEWEHNAATGKPVQTVDEMYNEICRRAEDNSTFTPNNVVLLLHDEMFQKKWEESELKQLIDKLRKNKDFEFEQMRFYPR, encoded by the coding sequence ATGAAACAGACGTTCAATTTCTCCAGATTCATTCTGTTTTTATTTGCACTGGGTTTATTAGCATCGTTTAGCAATGTGAGTGGGAAAACTCCTAAAAAGTCATATTCTATTAAACAAGCTATGGTAAAAAACACTATTGGCAAAAAATATATATACTTAACCTTTGATGATGGTCCGCTAAACGGAAGTGAATATATAGATAGTGTTGTATTGGCCGAAAAGATTAAAATAAGTGTCTTTCTAATTGGCGAGCACGTATTGAAAAGCAGAATAATGGATAACTATTTTAAATACTACGAAGAGAATCCTTATATAGATGAATACAATCACAGCTTTTCTCACGCTAATAACCACTACGAATTGTTTTACAGCAATCCCGATCAAGTGGTAGCTGATATTCAGAAAAACAATCAACTGCTGAAATTGCCGAATAAGATTGTTCGCCTTCCGGGAAGGAATATGTGGCGCATTGATAACCGTAAGATGGATGACGTTGAAAGTGGATCAGAAGCTGCAGACAAGCTGGCAAAATCAGGATATAAGGTTGTAGGCTGGGATCTTGAATGGGAACATAATGCAGCTACCGGCAAACCAGTACAAACTGTTGACGAAATGTATAATGAGATATGCCGGAGAGCAGAAGATAATTCAACCTTCACTCCCAATAATGTAGTATTGCTGCTTCATGATGAAATGTTCCAAAAGAAATGGGAAGAAAGCGAACTAAAGCAACTCATCGACAAATTACGTAAAAACAAAGATTTTGAATTTGAGCAAATGCGTTTCTATCCACGCTAA
- a CDS encoding DUF6600 domain-containing protein, whose protein sequence is MKANTTIFALIFVLTTSCATLSRDTYYDDTPVSFQIFYDQLGSYGQWVDYPGYGYIWIPYVRETFAPYSTNGYWVLTQYGWSWISDYNWGWAVFHYGRWGFNNALGWFWVPGYEWGPSWVYWLHGNGYYGWSPIGPGMGLNYTHGGQYDRHHDHWCFVRERDFGRRNIYRYYVDQSGHEKIMRTSTVIDRTYTDRKRNTTYNYGPDRESVQRASGTTINRYSVRESNRPGQEIRNNELRIYRPQIDRDRNTRGTAPSRIIKRDDVIRTPDREIPNQNLRVNPINGPIKQSEKKDIPQKIDAPTVPRRDVDQPARVPRTTPTDVNRPVRQQDATTPQRRTEPTQNRTVTPRRSDAPVRQSRTTERQETKKQETLKPERNTGTERRR, encoded by the coding sequence ATGAAAGCAAATACTACAATCTTCGCTCTAATATTTGTATTGACAACTTCATGCGCAACATTATCTAGAGACACCTATTATGATGATACACCTGTCAGCTTCCAGATTTTCTATGACCAGTTAGGTTCTTATGGTCAATGGGTTGATTATCCAGGTTATGGCTATATCTGGATTCCCTATGTACGCGAAACCTTCGCCCCCTATTCCACCAACGGCTATTGGGTACTGACACAATATGGCTGGTCGTGGATATCCGATTATAACTGGGGATGGGCAGTATTCCACTATGGCCGCTGGGGATTCAATAACGCATTAGGATGGTTCTGGGTGCCGGGTTATGAATGGGGCCCATCATGGGTTTACTGGCTTCATGGAAATGGCTATTATGGTTGGTCGCCAATAGGTCCGGGAATGGGTCTAAATTACACTCACGGCGGACAATATGACAGACATCACGACCATTGGTGCTTTGTAAGAGAGAGAGACTTTGGAAGGCGAAACATATATCGTTATTATGTAGACCAATCGGGGCATGAAAAAATAATGAGAACCTCTACAGTTATTGACCGGACTTATACTGACAGAAAAAGGAATACCACCTACAACTATGGGCCAGATAGAGAGTCTGTTCAAAGGGCATCGGGCACAACCATTAACCGGTATTCTGTCCGTGAAAGCAATAGGCCCGGACAAGAAATTAGGAATAATGAATTACGTATTTACCGACCTCAGATTGACAGAGACAGAAATACTAGAGGCACAGCTCCGTCCCGGATTATCAAAAGAGATGATGTAATACGAACTCCTGACAGAGAGATTCCGAATCAGAATCTGAGAGTAAATCCGATAAACGGTCCAATCAAGCAATCCGAGAAGAAGGATATTCCCCAGAAAATAGATGCTCCAACTGTCCCTCGTCGTGATGTTGATCAGCCTGCCCGGGTTCCCCGAACTACACCCACAGATGTAAACAGGCCCGTGAGGCAACAAGATGCAACAACACCTCAAAGAAGAACCGAACCTACACAAAACCGTACGGTTACTCCAAGGCGAAGTGATGCTCCTGTAAGGCAGTCGAGAACAACAGAACGGCAGGAAACTAAAAAGCAAGAAACCTTAAAGCCAGAAAGAAATACTGGAACCGAACGGAGAAGATGA
- a CDS encoding DUF4738 domain-containing protein, whose protein sequence is MKNSIISIITAMIISITINNSFISQNKTLATKAKRDTLNYYWQPDYQVYKFDTVVNHIAYKMKTYCLNDSAVYNETFSEERDKNKNLIEFSVAHNYATDIIIKYADNRIKKIHLEKDNFKNSLSPKFLKIAHMWKNQFLHVHHNQLIFRATFAKPDTDYQIAILYMITNQGKIKILKLEDESYNGSED, encoded by the coding sequence ATGAAAAACTCAATAATATCTATTATTACAGCAATGATTATATCAATTACTATAAATAATTCATTTATTTCTCAGAATAAAACTTTAGCAACGAAAGCCAAAAGAGACACTTTAAATTATTATTGGCAGCCAGATTATCAAGTTTATAAATTCGATACTGTTGTTAATCATATAGCGTATAAAATGAAAACTTATTGTTTAAATGATAGTGCTGTCTATAATGAAACATTTTCTGAAGAAAGAGACAAAAACAAGAATCTGATAGAGTTTAGTGTTGCTCATAATTATGCGACAGATATTATAATTAAATATGCCGATAACAGAATAAAAAAGATTCATTTAGAAAAAGATAATTTTAAAAACAGTTTATCTCCAAAGTTCCTTAAAATTGCACACATGTGGAAAAATCAGTTTTTACATGTACATCATAACCAGCTTATCTTTCGTGCTACATTTGCAAAACCTGATACGGATTATCAAATAGCAATTCTTTATATGATTACTAATCAAGGCAAAATTAAAATACTTAAGCTTGAAGATGAATCATATAATGGTTCTGAAGATTAA
- a CDS encoding NAD-dependent epimerase gives MKKILVTGAAGFIGYHIVKRLLERGDKVVGIDNINSYYDVRLKYSRLKETGIQQADITDKKSVQSTTYPHYRFIKLDLTDRDEINKLFEDEKFDVVCNLAAQAGVRYSIDHPFTYIESNIVGFANVLEACRQNRVEHFVYASSSSIYGLNEKVPYSEDDQVDRPESLYAATKKADELMAHAYSHLYQLPTTGVRFFTVYGPWGRPDMAPFLFMKSTMNGTPIKVFNHGDMERDFTYIDDVIQGLEKIIDKPTTGQTPYKIYNIGDSSPVKLMDFIHTIEAVTGKEAVKEYVGMQPGDVYRTYADVSLLEKDFGYKPQTSIQEGIERFYDWIVSYGISF, from the coding sequence ATGAAGAAGATATTAGTAACAGGTGCAGCCGGATTTATAGGCTATCATATAGTAAAGAGATTACTGGAACGTGGAGATAAGGTTGTTGGTATAGATAATATAAATAGTTACTACGACGTTAGATTGAAGTATAGCCGTTTGAAAGAAACAGGTATTCAGCAGGCTGATATAACCGATAAAAAGTCGGTTCAAAGCACTACATATCCCCATTATCGTTTTATTAAATTAGATCTCACGGATAGAGATGAAATTAATAAACTGTTTGAGGATGAGAAGTTCGATGTGGTTTGTAATTTGGCAGCTCAGGCCGGGGTTCGTTATTCCATTGATCATCCATTTACGTATATTGAATCGAACATTGTAGGCTTCGCTAATGTGCTTGAAGCTTGCAGACAGAACCGAGTGGAGCACTTTGTTTATGCCAGCTCAAGCAGCATATACGGACTTAATGAGAAGGTTCCATATTCGGAAGACGATCAGGTAGACAGACCAGAAAGCTTGTATGCTGCAACAAAGAAAGCAGACGAACTGATGGCTCATGCCTATAGTCACTTGTATCAACTACCCACTACGGGCGTGCGTTTCTTTACGGTCTACGGTCCTTGGGGAAGACCAGATATGGCTCCGTTTCTTTTCATGAAATCTACCATGAACGGAACACCGATTAAAGTATTTAATCATGGAGATATGGAGCGCGATTTTACATATATCGACGATGTAATTCAAGGACTGGAAAAGATAATTGATAAACCAACTACCGGACAGACTCCTTATAAAATCTACAATATAGGAGATTCGAGCCCTGTGAAGCTTATGGATTTTATTCATACCATTGAAGCCGTTACAGGTAAAGAGGCTGTGAAGGAATATGTAGGCATGCAACCCGGTGATGTTTACCGCACTTACGCAGACGTATCGCTGCTGGAAAAGGATTTTGGATACAAACCTCAAACGTCTATCCAAGAGGGTATAGAAAGGTTTTATGACTGGATTGTATCTTACGGTATTTCTTTTTGA
- a CDS encoding dolichyl-phosphate-mannose--protein mannosyltransferase yields MKSNKYLLLLLAFLPLLFFRDFTPDNELKYLSIADEAIRNGNFFTFTNHGIAYADKPPLYLWIVILGKLLFGIHSMLFLGLFSIIPALVVLYVMDKWIATEADQKSRLSAQLMLITSGYFIGAGIVLRMDMLMCMFIVLALYTFYQMYAGKGTKWSSYLFPFYTFMALFTKGPFGLLIPILSVIAFLTVKGELKTFGRYWGIKAWSILLASSAIWFTGVFMEGGYTYLHNLLFNQTVNRAVDSFHHKKPFYFYFEAIWYSLAPWSLLYIGVLFAGIKARLIKTDLEKFFLTIITLTFVGLSLVSSKVEVYMLPAFPFFAYLAVLLLQKVNQSKFIYALLALPLVIIGAAFPTIIILSRIKPIALLNTPLIYVLSAFLLVIVVLALYYLYKQRNLNKSIYTLAAGLLITIFAGSFFIPSYNEYIGYGEMCKTGEEIARQKGIDSFYFYNSGRMENIDAYLKRDLKELKETDLNKKQCGKAILFVRIKDVNRTPSLKKMVEGKQKIVKGDCFIIIL; encoded by the coding sequence ATGAAATCGAATAAATATTTACTGTTATTGCTGGCGTTTCTGCCCTTGTTATTCTTTCGTGATTTCACACCGGATAATGAACTGAAATACCTTAGTATTGCAGACGAAGCCATTCGCAATGGTAACTTCTTTACGTTTACTAATCATGGAATAGCGTATGCCGATAAACCACCGCTCTATCTGTGGATTGTAATATTGGGTAAGCTCTTGTTCGGTATCCATAGCATGCTTTTTCTGGGCCTATTTTCTATAATTCCTGCTCTGGTAGTGCTCTATGTAATGGATAAATGGATTGCAACGGAAGCTGATCAAAAGAGCCGTCTATCTGCACAATTAATGCTGATAACAAGTGGATATTTCATTGGAGCAGGTATCGTATTACGAATGGATATGCTGATGTGTATGTTTATTGTACTAGCTCTGTATACCTTTTATCAGATGTATGCTGGGAAAGGCACAAAATGGAGCAGCTATCTGTTTCCGTTTTACACCTTTATGGCACTTTTTACCAAAGGTCCTTTTGGATTACTAATTCCCATCTTATCCGTTATTGCTTTCCTTACTGTGAAAGGAGAACTGAAAACCTTTGGACGGTATTGGGGCATTAAGGCATGGAGCATTCTGCTGGCAAGCTCAGCAATCTGGTTTACGGGAGTATTTATGGAAGGCGGATATACATATCTGCACAATCTCTTGTTTAACCAAACGGTAAACAGGGCAGTAGATTCATTTCACCATAAGAAACCGTTTTATTTCTATTTTGAGGCTATATGGTATAGCTTGGCTCCCTGGTCATTGCTGTATATCGGAGTTCTATTTGCTGGAATAAAAGCCCGACTGATCAAGACAGATCTGGAGAAATTCTTTCTAACCATTATCACCCTTACATTCGTAGGGCTTTCTTTGGTTAGTTCAAAAGTGGAAGTTTACATGCTTCCGGCGTTTCCTTTCTTTGCCTATCTGGCAGTGTTGCTATTGCAAAAAGTAAATCAAAGCAAGTTTATATATGCTCTACTGGCTCTTCCGCTGGTCATCATTGGAGCTGCATTTCCTACAATAATCATATTAAGCAGAATAAAACCAATAGCCCTTTTAAATACCCCGCTTATTTACGTTTTATCTGCGTTTCTACTTGTTATAGTCGTTCTGGCTCTTTACTATTTGTACAAGCAAAGGAATTTGAATAAGTCAATCTATACACTTGCTGCAGGATTACTCATAACCATTTTTGCAGGATCGTTCTTTATACCTTCCTACAACGAATATATAGGTTATGGAGAAATGTGTAAAACAGGAGAGGAGATAGCCCGCCAGAAAGGAATAGATTCATTCTACTTCTATAATTCCGGTAGAATGGAAAATATAGATGCTTATCTGAAGCGAGATTTAAAGGAGCTTAAAGAGACTGATTTGAACAAAAAACAATGCGGCAAAGCTATATTGTTTGTCCGTATAAAAGATGTAAACAGAACCCCTTCTCTAAAGAAAATGGTAGAAGGTAAACAGAAAATAGTTAAAGGTGATTGTTTCATCATAATTCTATAA
- a CDS encoding lipid-A-disaccharide synthase N-terminal domain-containing protein: protein MIMYAIGFLAQAFFSARILFQWILSERAKRVLSPSIFWILSILGSYLLVIYGWMRDDFSILLGQFISYYIYIWNLHEKGDWKRVHAVLRTIMLLTPVVAVIFVCNNADEFIASFLKNDKVPLWLLIFGSMGQIIFTLRFVYQMVYSARRNESILPIGFWVISLIGSFVIIAYGMFRLDPVLIFGQAVGFVAYFRNIVIARKDYKYRLNEIE from the coding sequence ATGATAATGTATGCTATAGGTTTTTTAGCCCAGGCATTCTTTTCAGCACGTATCTTATTTCAATGGATATTATCTGAAAGGGCAAAGAGGGTGCTGTCTCCTTCTATTTTCTGGATTCTGAGTATTCTCGGGTCTTATCTGCTGGTAATCTATGGCTGGATGAGAGACGACTTCTCTATCTTGCTGGGGCAGTTTATTTCCTACTATATCTATATATGGAACCTGCATGAAAAGGGAGATTGGAAACGGGTTCATGCTGTGCTGCGCACCATTATGTTGTTAACTCCCGTTGTAGCTGTAATCTTTGTATGCAACAATGCCGATGAGTTTATAGCCTCCTTCCTGAAAAACGATAAAGTACCTTTGTGGCTGCTTATATTTGGCTCTATGGGACAAATTATATTCACCCTTCGGTTTGTATATCAGATGGTTTATTCGGCCAGACGAAACGAATCTATTCTACCAATTGGCTTCTGGGTTATCAGTCTGATAGGTTCGTTTGTAATCATAGCTTATGGAATGTTCCGTTTAGATCCGGTCTTGATATTTGGTCAGGCAGTAGGCTTTGTGGCTTACTTCCGTAATATAGTAATAGCGAGAAAAGACTACAAATACCGATTAAATGAAATCGAATAA
- a CDS encoding glycosyltransferase: protein MNKSANYKFTIIVPVYNEEDNIYALEEKLGKFLPQSIYPACVLFVNDGSKDNSKKRLNDICNRNEHFYYMDLVQNSGLSAAIKAGIDSVCSEYLGYMDADLQTTPDDFNLLLEHIKDYEMVMGIRANRKDSFSKKIQSKIANGFRNMMTHDGVSDTGCPLKVLHTDYARRVPFFTGMHRFLPALIQLQNGKVKQIPVRHFPRVAGVSKYNLWNRLISPFIDCFAYRWMKKRYINYNIGDNNLL from the coding sequence ATGAATAAATCTGCAAACTATAAGTTTACCATAATTGTTCCCGTTTATAACGAGGAAGATAATATATACGCTCTAGAAGAGAAACTAGGCAAGTTCTTACCACAATCTATTTATCCGGCATGTGTACTTTTTGTAAACGACGGATCAAAAGATAACAGCAAAAAGCGTCTTAATGATATATGTAACAGAAACGAACATTTCTATTATATGGATTTAGTTCAGAATTCGGGGTTGAGTGCTGCTATTAAAGCCGGAATTGACTCTGTTTGTTCTGAATACCTGGGATATATGGATGCCGATTTGCAAACTACTCCAGACGATTTCAATTTGTTGCTTGAGCACATCAAGGACTATGAGATGGTGATGGGAATAAGAGCCAATCGTAAGGATTCCTTTTCCAAGAAGATTCAGTCGAAAATAGCCAATGGTTTCCGTAACATGATGACTCATGATGGAGTTTCAGATACCGGATGTCCGCTTAAAGTATTGCATACGGATTATGCAAGAAGAGTACCATTCTTTACTGGGATGCACCGTTTTCTTCCTGCTTTGATTCAGTTGCAGAACGGAAAGGTAAAACAGATTCCGGTTCGCCATTTTCCTCGTGTGGCCGGTGTTTCCAAATATAATTTATGGAACAGACTTATTTCTCCATTCATTGACTGCTTTGCGTACCGATGGATGAAAAAGAGATATATCAACTACAATATTGGCGATAATAATCTGCTATAA
- a CDS encoding TolC family protein — protein MKNPVLLLICILFITYIGASAQNKDLDYYIQNAKRSSPLLYELGNKKKSTELDSLKTRATYGPIVSATSNAMFAPTYKGYGFDAAISNGQTVEGLITVNKQIISKQNLKAKLESYKLDKKSIENQARMSSEVIEKTITDQYITTYLNQELLRLSDEIISFLQKEDKVLRKLATSSTIKQTDYLNFKVTLQQNLFNNEQQRSLWMNNLGTLNYLSGINNNVMDSIATPDINLSSVKSFEESLYGKNDAIDSLKSKNNEQLIKLNYKPQISVFANGGYSSSFMTSPYKNFGVSMGVSINLPLYDGKQKKISLMQNDLNDENRKRYRDASKQHYSLQIQELMRQIKRCDKLISMAPEQFKYTKALVDANARLLGTGEVSMTDFLLSITNFMNIKAIDIQNQANRLLLINQLNYLILP, from the coding sequence ATGAAGAATCCAGTATTACTATTAATTTGTATTTTATTCATAACATATATTGGAGCTTCTGCCCAGAACAAGGATTTAGACTATTATATTCAGAATGCTAAAAGAAGTAGTCCATTACTCTATGAGCTGGGCAACAAGAAGAAAAGTACAGAATTAGATAGTTTAAAAACAAGAGCTACTTATGGCCCCATTGTGTCGGCCACTTCAAATGCTATGTTTGCTCCTACCTATAAAGGATATGGTTTCGATGCAGCTATATCTAACGGACAGACTGTAGAAGGCTTGATAACAGTCAATAAACAGATAATAAGCAAACAAAATTTGAAAGCTAAATTAGAAAGCTACAAATTAGATAAAAAAAGCATTGAAAATCAAGCCCGAATGTCATCTGAGGTAATTGAAAAGACTATTACCGATCAATACATAACCACCTATTTAAATCAGGAACTGCTGCGTTTATCTGATGAGATTATCAGTTTCCTGCAAAAAGAGGATAAGGTTCTTAGGAAACTAGCAACAAGTTCCACAATTAAGCAGACTGATTATCTTAATTTCAAGGTCACACTGCAACAAAACCTTTTCAATAATGAGCAACAGCGTTCGCTGTGGATGAATAATCTGGGTACGCTGAATTATCTGAGTGGAATTAATAATAATGTGATGGATTCAATAGCTACACCTGATATCAATTTATCATCAGTAAAGTCTTTTGAAGAAAGTTTATATGGTAAAAATGATGCCATAGACAGTTTGAAGAGCAAGAATAATGAACAGCTTATCAAACTGAACTATAAACCACAGATATCGGTATTTGCCAATGGTGGATACTCATCTTCGTTTATGACTAGCCCATACAAAAATTTTGGTGTAAGCATGGGTGTAAGTATCAATCTTCCGCTTTATGATGGAAAACAAAAAAAAATATCGTTAATGCAGAACGACTTGAATGATGAAAATCGTAAAAGATATCGTGATGCCAGTAAACAGCATTATTCTCTCCAGATACAGGAACTTATGCGACAAATAAAACGCTGCGACAAGCTTATTTCCATGGCTCCCGAACAGTTTAAATATACCAAGGCCTTGGTGGATGCCAATGCGCGTTTACTTGGCACAGGAGAAGTGAGTATGACAGATTTTCTTTTATCTATCACTAATTTTATGAATATTAAAGCAATAGACATCCAGAATCAGGCCAATAGATTACTGTTAATAAATCAATTGAACTATTTAATCTTACCTTGA
- a CDS encoding HlyD family efflux transporter periplasmic adaptor subunit: MNIKIITLISVAGILAYSCGGKGTASSSESQEPTTPVTVTTPEIETMQDEITLNATSVYILKTDITASINGYIIKSGIQLGDKVTKGKVLIQLQTKEARSLGNEMNKLDPSFHFTGTNNIICPTNGYVIMSNHQLGDYVQEGDVLATISANNSFGFVLNLPYELNGILNDNKEISIILPDGKKLTGVLDKVMPELDSLSQTQRVFFKIKQPENLPENLVAQAVLVKSKIERAVTLPKQAILSDENQSVFWVMKMINSNTAIRVDIKKGIEKNDRVQIIKPLFTERDRIITTGNYGLADTAKVSVQKTNIQVQ, encoded by the coding sequence ATGAACATAAAAATAATTACATTAATATCTGTTGCCGGAATCTTAGCTTATAGTTGCGGTGGCAAGGGTACAGCTTCCTCTTCAGAGAGTCAGGAACCAACCACACCTGTTACTGTCACTACTCCTGAAATTGAAACCATGCAAGACGAAATAACCCTGAACGCCACTTCGGTTTATATATTAAAAACAGATATTACAGCCTCCATTAATGGGTACATTATAAAGTCGGGTATTCAGCTTGGAGACAAAGTAACAAAAGGTAAAGTGTTAATTCAGTTGCAAACAAAGGAAGCAAGAAGCTTGGGCAATGAGATGAATAAACTTGATCCTTCTTTTCATTTTACAGGTACAAACAATATTATTTGCCCAACCAATGGATATGTGATTATGTCTAATCATCAGCTAGGAGATTATGTACAGGAAGGTGATGTCCTGGCCACAATTAGTGCTAACAATAGCTTTGGCTTTGTTTTAAACTTACCTTATGAGCTTAATGGCATTTTGAATGATAATAAAGAGATTAGTATTATATTACCGGATGGAAAAAAGCTAACTGGGGTTCTAGATAAAGTAATGCCGGAGCTGGACAGTCTTTCACAAACTCAGCGTGTATTTTTTAAAATAAAACAGCCTGAGAACCTTCCTGAAAATCTTGTTGCGCAAGCTGTTCTGGTTAAAAGCAAAATAGAAAGGGCTGTAACTCTACCCAAACAAGCTATTTTATCTGATGAAAACCAATCGGTATTCTGGGTAATGAAAATGATAAATAGCAATACAGCAATACGAGTAGATATTAAAAAAGGTATTGAAAAGAATGACCGTGTTCAGATTATAAAACCTCTGTTTACTGAAAGAGACAGGATTATAACTACCGGTAATTATGGTTTAGCGGATACAGCAAAAGTCTCCGTTCAAAAAACAAACATTCAGGTACAATGA